The Aphis gossypii isolate Hap1 chromosome 3, ASM2018417v2, whole genome shotgun sequence genome includes a region encoding these proteins:
- the LOC114128848 gene encoding uncharacterized protein LOC114128848 yields the protein MITSGLVVDGVSHGLQAHLPYNHQAVHNHHRMSYVEPSAYMKSVGPPPPSPQQQQQQQQQSSELPSTPEFLRPLPKPAPVNPLKAPRASSKYSVDCRPVNLTAPKEPLPPPSVDHHIRLDDRHHPYPVYGHPRLYVSATPYHPYHPMHQPAPAPYGVYTSPYAPVIPRDTRHHLMQPPQERRYPSPPNKSNGVSVGNRTSPSSSPPEQFKVPNGRDNKPPLQLQQQQRILPPPPPPQPATSVATAPVAVNHNNNNINNNNNNNNHIGAAAEPSPKKLRRNTPEPLSPPAAKTSNFTKGSLIRLANGNIKKVEDMRTEDFLNSVENSDLHRIDPSTVVRIEPDSAVKGNIRITLSYGDQRNHQIGNDNKKANSAAAVAAVTSKSQQVEMESGAEHPYFVFGRGWASWSPAKTLAKYGLTCQRLQVGDVCVSLTKRATAVTSDSTTTTTATTTTTPLHGKRRQQQQHNVSATVQQQQQQQQQHHNHQQQHLHHLHQHHSPAVQKAQLQLQQQQSAMDDDKNSRNKRRWSAPDPDPAT from the exons ATGATCACCAGCGGTCTCGTGGTGGACGGCGTTAGCCACGGGCTCCAGGCTCATTTGCCGTACAACCACCAGGCTGTCCATAACCACCACCGTATGTCGTATGTGGAACCGTCGGCGTACATGAAGTCGGTGGGTCCGCCGCCGCCTTCGCCacagcaacaacaacagcaacagcaacagtcTTCCGAGCTGCCATCCACGCCAGAGTTCCTGCGGCCGTTGCCGAAACCGGCGCCCGTGAACCCTCTCAAGGCGCCCCGGGCGTCGTCAAAGTATTCGGTGGATTGCCGTCCGGTCAACCTGACGGCCCCGAAAGAACCGTTGCCGCCACCGTCGGTGGACCACCACATCAGATTGGACGACCGGCACCATCCGTACCCGGTGTACGGACACCCTCGGCTGTACGTTAGCGCGACGCCGTACCATCCGTACCATCCGATGCACCAGCCTGCACCGGCGCCGTACGGCGTGTACACTAGCCCGTACGCGCCCGTCATCCCGCGGGATACCAGGCACCATCTGATGCAGCCTCCGCAGGAACGGAGGTATCCGAGTCCGCCGAACAAGAGCAACGGCGTTAGCGTCGGCAATCGGACCAGTCCGTCGTCGTCGCCTCCCGAACAGTTCAAAGTTCCCAACGGTCGGGACAATAAACCACCCCTACAGCTGCAGCAGCAGCAAAGGATACTACCGCCTCCTCCTCCTCCTCAACCGGCCACTTCGGTAGCTACTGCCCCTGTCGCGGTCAAccacaataacaacaacatcaacaacaacaataacaacaacaaccacATAGGCGCCGCGGCGGAACCTTCGCCGAAGAAACTGCGACGCAACACGCCGGAACCGCTATCGCCGCCGGCGGCCAAGACGTCCAACTTCACCAAAGGTTCACTGATACGGTTGGCCAAcggcaatataaaaaaagtcgaAGACATGAGGACCGAAGACTTTTTGAACTCCGTGGAGAACAGCGACCTGCACAGGATCGATCCCAGCACGGTGGTGAGAATCGAACCGGATTCGGCGGTCAAAGGCAACATAAGGATCACGCTCAGCTACGGCGACCAAAGAAATCATCAG ATCGGCAATGACAACAAAAAGGCGAATTCAGCGGCGGCCGTTGCGGCTGTGACGTCCAAGTCGCAACAGGTGGAAATGGAGAGCGGCGCCGAACACCCGTACTTCGTGTTTGGCCGTGGCTGGGCGTCGTGGAGTCCGGCTAAGACGCTGGCCAAGTACGGGTTGACGTGTCAGAGGTTGCAGGTGGGCGATGTGTGCGTGTCGCTGACAAAACGAGCTACGGCAGTAACCTCCGACTCGACGACAACGACAACGGCCACGACCACTACAACGCCACTGCACGGAAAACGacggcagcagcagcagcacaACGTCTCTGCTACCGTAcaacagcagcaacagcaacagcaacagcaccACAATCATCAGCAACAACACCTCCACCATCTCCATCAACATCATTCGCCGGCCGTTCAAAAGGCTCAGCTGCAGCTGCAGCAGCAACAGTCTGCGATGGACGACGACAAGAACAGCAGGAACAAGAGACGGTGGTCGGCCCCTGATCCGGATCCCGCTACTTAA